A portion of the Macaca mulatta isolate MMU2019108-1 chromosome 4, T2T-MMU8v2.0, whole genome shotgun sequence genome contains these proteins:
- the LOC719702 gene encoding HLA class I histocompatibility antigen, B-46 alpha chain-like isoform X4 — MRVMAPRTLLLLLSGALALTETWAGECGVGRERASAGRSEGTAGGGAGPGEPRGEEGRAGLSLSSPPGSHSMRYFSTTVSRPGRGEPRFIVVGYVDDTQFVRFDSDAASPKMEPRAPWMEQEGPEYWEEQTRRVKDAAQTFRVSLGNLRGYYNQSEAGSHTLQTMSGCDLGPDGRLLRGYYQQAYDGRDYIALNEDLRSWTAADEAAQNTQRKWEAAGVAEQWRAYLEGECLECLRRYLENGKETLQRAEPPKTHVTHHPVSDHEATLRCWALGFYPAEITLTWQRDGEDQTQDTELVETRPGGDGTFQKWGAVVVPSGEEQRYTCHVQHEGLPEPLTLRWEPSSQSTIPIVGIVAGLAVLAVVVTGAVVAAVMWRRKSSGYFLPTGGKGGSYSQAAYSDSAQGSDVSLTA; from the exons ATGCGGGTCATGGCGCCCCGAaccctcctcctgctgctctcGGGGGCCCTGGCCCTGACCGAGACCTGGGCCGGTGAGTGCGGGGTCGGGAGGGAAAGGGCCTCTGCGGGGAGGAGCGAGGGGACCGCAGGCGGGGGCGCAGGACCCGGGGAGCCGCGCGGGGAGGAGGGTCGGGCGGGTCTCAGCCTCTCCTCGCCCCCAGGCTCGCACTCCATGAGGTATTTCAGCACTACCGTGTCCCGGCCCGGCCGCGGGGAGCCCCGCTTCATCGTCGTGGGCTACGTGGACGACACGCAGTTCGTGCGGTTCGACAGCGACGCCGCGAGTCCGAAGATGGAGCCGCGGGCGCCGTGGATGGAGCAGGAGGGGCCGGAGTATTGGGAAGAGCAGACACGGAGAGTCAAGGACGCCGCACAGACTTTCCGAGTGAGCCTGGGGAACCTGCGCGGCTACTACAACCAGAGCGAGGCCG GGTCTCACACCCTCCAGACAATGTCTGGCTGCGACCTGGGGCCCGACGGGCGCCTCCTCCGCGGGTATTACCAGCAAGCCTACGACGGCAGGGATTACATCGCCCTGAACGAGGACCTGCGCTCCTGGACCGCTGCGGATGAGGCGGCTCAGAACACCCAGCGCAAGTGGGAGGCGGCCGGTGTGGCAGAGCAGTGGAGAGCCTACCTGGAGGGAGAGTGCCTGGAGTGTCTCCGCAGATACCTGGAGAACGGGAAGGAGACTCTGCAGCGCGCGG AACCCCCAAAGACACACGTGACCCACCACCCCGTCTCTGACCATGAGGCCACCCTGAGGTGCTGGGCCCTGGGCTTCTACCCTGCGGAGATCACACTGACCTGGCAGCGGGATGGGGAGGACCAAACTCAGGACACCGAGCTTGTGGAGACCAGGCCAGGAGGAGATGGAACCTTCCAGAAGTGGGGAGCTGTGGTGGTGCCTTCTGGAGAAGAGCAGAGATACACGTGCCATGTGCAGCATGAGGGGCTGCCGGAGCCCCTCACCCTGAGATGGG AGCCATCTTCCCAGTCCACCATCCCCATCGTGGGCATTGTTGCTGGCCTGGCTGTCCTAGCAGTTGTGGTCACTGGAGCTGTGGTTGCTGCTGtgatgtggaggaggaagagctcAG GATATTTTCTTCCCACAGGTGGAAAAGGAGGGAGCTACTCTCAGGCAGCGT ACAGCGACAGTGCCCAGGGCTCTGATGTGTCTCTCACGGCTTGA
- the LOC719702 gene encoding HLA class I histocompatibility antigen, B-46 alpha chain-like isoform X25 gives MRVMAPRTLLLLLSGALALTETWAGSHSMRYFSTTVSRPGRGEPRFIVVGYVDDTQFVRFDSDAASPKMEPRAPWMEQEGPEYWEEQTRRVKDAAQTFRVSLGNLRGYYNQSEAGSHTLQTMSGCDLGPDGRLLRGYYQQAYDGRDYIALNEDLRSWTAADEAAQNTQRKWEAAGVAEQWRAYLEGECLECLRRYLENGKETLQRAEPPKTHVTHHPVSDHEATLRCWALGFYPAEITLTWQRDGEDQTQDTELVETRPGGDGTFQKWGAVVVPSGEEQRYTCHVQHEGLPEPLTLRWEPSSQSTIPIVGIVAGLAVLAVVVTGAVVAAVMWRRKSSDSDSAQGSDVSLTA, from the exons ATGCGGGTCATGGCGCCCCGAaccctcctcctgctgctctcGGGGGCCCTGGCCCTGACCGAGACCTGGGCCG GCTCGCACTCCATGAGGTATTTCAGCACTACCGTGTCCCGGCCCGGCCGCGGGGAGCCCCGCTTCATCGTCGTGGGCTACGTGGACGACACGCAGTTCGTGCGGTTCGACAGCGACGCCGCGAGTCCGAAGATGGAGCCGCGGGCGCCGTGGATGGAGCAGGAGGGGCCGGAGTATTGGGAAGAGCAGACACGGAGAGTCAAGGACGCCGCACAGACTTTCCGAGTGAGCCTGGGGAACCTGCGCGGCTACTACAACCAGAGCGAGGCCG GGTCTCACACCCTCCAGACAATGTCTGGCTGCGACCTGGGGCCCGACGGGCGCCTCCTCCGCGGGTATTACCAGCAAGCCTACGACGGCAGGGATTACATCGCCCTGAACGAGGACCTGCGCTCCTGGACCGCTGCGGATGAGGCGGCTCAGAACACCCAGCGCAAGTGGGAGGCGGCCGGTGTGGCAGAGCAGTGGAGAGCCTACCTGGAGGGAGAGTGCCTGGAGTGTCTCCGCAGATACCTGGAGAACGGGAAGGAGACTCTGCAGCGCGCGG AACCCCCAAAGACACACGTGACCCACCACCCCGTCTCTGACCATGAGGCCACCCTGAGGTGCTGGGCCCTGGGCTTCTACCCTGCGGAGATCACACTGACCTGGCAGCGGGATGGGGAGGACCAAACTCAGGACACCGAGCTTGTGGAGACCAGGCCAGGAGGAGATGGAACCTTCCAGAAGTGGGGAGCTGTGGTGGTGCCTTCTGGAGAAGAGCAGAGATACACGTGCCATGTGCAGCATGAGGGGCTGCCGGAGCCCCTCACCCTGAGATGGG AGCCATCTTCCCAGTCCACCATCCCCATCGTGGGCATTGTTGCTGGCCTGGCTGTCCTAGCAGTTGTGGTCACTGGAGCTGTGGTTGCTGCTGtgatgtggaggaggaagagctcAG ACAGCGACAGTGCCCAGGGCTCTGATGTGTCTCTCACGGCTTGA
- the LOC719702 gene encoding HLA class I histocompatibility antigen, B-46 alpha chain-like isoform X8 produces MRVMAPRTLLLLLSGALALTETWAGECGVGRERASAGRSEGTAGGGAGPGEPRGEEGRAGLSLSSPPGSHSMRYFSTTVSRPGRGEPRFIVVGYVDDTQFVRFDSDAASPKMEPRAPWMEQEGPEYWEEQTRRVKDAAQTFRVSLGNLRGYYNQSEAGSHTLQTMSGCDLGPDGRLLRGYYQQAYDGRDYIALNEDLRSWTAADEAAQNTQRKWEAAGVAEQWRAYLEGECLECLRRYLENGKETLQRAEPPKTHVTHHPVSDHEATLRCWALGFYPAEITLTWQRDGEDQTQDTELVETRPGGDGTFQKWGAVVVPSGEEQRYTCHVQHEGLPEPLTLRWEPSSQSTIPIVGIVAGLAVLAVVVTGAVVAAVMWRRKSSGREGLLFLFCSRQRQCPGL; encoded by the exons ATGCGGGTCATGGCGCCCCGAaccctcctcctgctgctctcGGGGGCCCTGGCCCTGACCGAGACCTGGGCCGGTGAGTGCGGGGTCGGGAGGGAAAGGGCCTCTGCGGGGAGGAGCGAGGGGACCGCAGGCGGGGGCGCAGGACCCGGGGAGCCGCGCGGGGAGGAGGGTCGGGCGGGTCTCAGCCTCTCCTCGCCCCCAGGCTCGCACTCCATGAGGTATTTCAGCACTACCGTGTCCCGGCCCGGCCGCGGGGAGCCCCGCTTCATCGTCGTGGGCTACGTGGACGACACGCAGTTCGTGCGGTTCGACAGCGACGCCGCGAGTCCGAAGATGGAGCCGCGGGCGCCGTGGATGGAGCAGGAGGGGCCGGAGTATTGGGAAGAGCAGACACGGAGAGTCAAGGACGCCGCACAGACTTTCCGAGTGAGCCTGGGGAACCTGCGCGGCTACTACAACCAGAGCGAGGCCG GGTCTCACACCCTCCAGACAATGTCTGGCTGCGACCTGGGGCCCGACGGGCGCCTCCTCCGCGGGTATTACCAGCAAGCCTACGACGGCAGGGATTACATCGCCCTGAACGAGGACCTGCGCTCCTGGACCGCTGCGGATGAGGCGGCTCAGAACACCCAGCGCAAGTGGGAGGCGGCCGGTGTGGCAGAGCAGTGGAGAGCCTACCTGGAGGGAGAGTGCCTGGAGTGTCTCCGCAGATACCTGGAGAACGGGAAGGAGACTCTGCAGCGCGCGG AACCCCCAAAGACACACGTGACCCACCACCCCGTCTCTGACCATGAGGCCACCCTGAGGTGCTGGGCCCTGGGCTTCTACCCTGCGGAGATCACACTGACCTGGCAGCGGGATGGGGAGGACCAAACTCAGGACACCGAGCTTGTGGAGACCAGGCCAGGAGGAGATGGAACCTTCCAGAAGTGGGGAGCTGTGGTGGTGCCTTCTGGAGAAGAGCAGAGATACACGTGCCATGTGCAGCATGAGGGGCTGCCGGAGCCCCTCACCCTGAGATGGG AGCCATCTTCCCAGTCCACCATCCCCATCGTGGGCATTGTTGCTGGCCTGGCTGTCCTAGCAGTTGTGGTCACTGGAGCTGTGGTTGCTGCTGtgatgtggaggaggaagagctcAGGTAGGGAAGGG CTCCTGTTTTTGTTCTGCTCCAGACAGCGACAGTGCCCAGGGCTCTGA
- the LOC719702 gene encoding HLA class I histocompatibility antigen, B-46 alpha chain-like isoform X32, translated as MRYFSTTVSRPGRGEPRFIVVGYVDDTQFVRFDSDAASPKMEPRAPWMEQEGPEYWEEQTRRVKDAAQTFRVSLGNLRGYYNQSEAGSHTLQTMSGCDLGPDGRLLRGYYQQAYDGRDYIALNEDLRSWTAADEAAQNTQRKWEAAGVAEQWRAYLEGECLECLRRYLENGKETLQRAEPPKTHVTHHPVSDHEATLRCWALGFYPAEITLTWQRDGEDQTQDTELVETRPGGDGTFQKWGAVVVPSGEEQRYTCHVQHEGLPEPLTLRWEPSSQSTIPIVGIVAGLAVLAVVVTGAVVAAVMWRRKSSGREGVRTPVFVLLQTATVPRALMCLSRLEKPETTVLCGAEMQDFFTPLLL; from the exons ATGAGGTATTTCAGCACTACCGTGTCCCGGCCCGGCCGCGGGGAGCCCCGCTTCATCGTCGTGGGCTACGTGGACGACACGCAGTTCGTGCGGTTCGACAGCGACGCCGCGAGTCCGAAGATGGAGCCGCGGGCGCCGTGGATGGAGCAGGAGGGGCCGGAGTATTGGGAAGAGCAGACACGGAGAGTCAAGGACGCCGCACAGACTTTCCGAGTGAGCCTGGGGAACCTGCGCGGCTACTACAACCAGAGCGAGGCCG GGTCTCACACCCTCCAGACAATGTCTGGCTGCGACCTGGGGCCCGACGGGCGCCTCCTCCGCGGGTATTACCAGCAAGCCTACGACGGCAGGGATTACATCGCCCTGAACGAGGACCTGCGCTCCTGGACCGCTGCGGATGAGGCGGCTCAGAACACCCAGCGCAAGTGGGAGGCGGCCGGTGTGGCAGAGCAGTGGAGAGCCTACCTGGAGGGAGAGTGCCTGGAGTGTCTCCGCAGATACCTGGAGAACGGGAAGGAGACTCTGCAGCGCGCGG AACCCCCAAAGACACACGTGACCCACCACCCCGTCTCTGACCATGAGGCCACCCTGAGGTGCTGGGCCCTGGGCTTCTACCCTGCGGAGATCACACTGACCTGGCAGCGGGATGGGGAGGACCAAACTCAGGACACCGAGCTTGTGGAGACCAGGCCAGGAGGAGATGGAACCTTCCAGAAGTGGGGAGCTGTGGTGGTGCCTTCTGGAGAAGAGCAGAGATACACGTGCCATGTGCAGCATGAGGGGCTGCCGGAGCCCCTCACCCTGAGATGGG AGCCATCTTCCCAGTCCACCATCCCCATCGTGGGCATTGTTGCTGGCCTGGCTGTCCTAGCAGTTGTGGTCACTGGAGCTGTGGTTGCTGCTGtgatgtggaggaggaagagctcAGGTAGGGAAGGGGTGAGAA CTCCTGTTTTTGTTCTGCTCCAGACAGCGACAGTGCCCAGGGCTCTGATGTGTCTCTCACGGCTTGAAAAG CCTGAGACAACTGTCTTGTGTGGGGCTGAGATGCAAGATTTCTTCACGCCTCTCCTTTTGTGA
- the LOC719702 gene encoding HLA class I histocompatibility antigen, B-46 alpha chain-like isoform X17, translating to MRVMAPRTLLLLLSGALALTETWAGSHSMRYFSTTVSRPGRGEPRFIVVGYVDDTQFVRFDSDAASPKMEPRAPWMEQEGPEYWEEQTRRVKDAAQTFRVSLGNLRGYYNQSEAGSHTLQTMSGCDLGPDGRLLRGYYQQAYDGRDYIALNEDLRSWTAADEAAQNTQRKWEAAGVAEQWRAYLEGECLECLRRYLENGKETLQRAEPPKTHVTHHPVSDHEATLRCWALGFYPAEITLTWQRDGEDQTQDTELVETRPGGDGTFQKWGAVVVPSGEEQRYTCHVQHEGLPEPLTLRWEPSSQSTIPIVGIVAGLAVLAVVVTGAVVAAVMWRRKSSGYFLPTGGKGGSYSQAACNDSAQGSDVSLTA from the exons ATGCGGGTCATGGCGCCCCGAaccctcctcctgctgctctcGGGGGCCCTGGCCCTGACCGAGACCTGGGCCG GCTCGCACTCCATGAGGTATTTCAGCACTACCGTGTCCCGGCCCGGCCGCGGGGAGCCCCGCTTCATCGTCGTGGGCTACGTGGACGACACGCAGTTCGTGCGGTTCGACAGCGACGCCGCGAGTCCGAAGATGGAGCCGCGGGCGCCGTGGATGGAGCAGGAGGGGCCGGAGTATTGGGAAGAGCAGACACGGAGAGTCAAGGACGCCGCACAGACTTTCCGAGTGAGCCTGGGGAACCTGCGCGGCTACTACAACCAGAGCGAGGCCG GGTCTCACACCCTCCAGACAATGTCTGGCTGCGACCTGGGGCCCGACGGGCGCCTCCTCCGCGGGTATTACCAGCAAGCCTACGACGGCAGGGATTACATCGCCCTGAACGAGGACCTGCGCTCCTGGACCGCTGCGGATGAGGCGGCTCAGAACACCCAGCGCAAGTGGGAGGCGGCCGGTGTGGCAGAGCAGTGGAGAGCCTACCTGGAGGGAGAGTGCCTGGAGTGTCTCCGCAGATACCTGGAGAACGGGAAGGAGACTCTGCAGCGCGCGG AACCCCCAAAGACACACGTGACCCACCACCCCGTCTCTGACCATGAGGCCACCCTGAGGTGCTGGGCCCTGGGCTTCTACCCTGCGGAGATCACACTGACCTGGCAGCGGGATGGGGAGGACCAAACTCAGGACACCGAGCTTGTGGAGACCAGGCCAGGAGGAGATGGAACCTTCCAGAAGTGGGGAGCTGTGGTGGTGCCTTCTGGAGAAGAGCAGAGATACACGTGCCATGTGCAGCATGAGGGGCTGCCGGAGCCCCTCACCCTGAGATGGG AGCCATCTTCCCAGTCCACCATCCCCATCGTGGGCATTGTTGCTGGCCTGGCTGTCCTAGCAGTTGTGGTCACTGGAGCTGTGGTTGCTGCTGtgatgtggaggaggaagagctcAG GATATTTTCTTCCCACAGGTGGAAAAGGAGGGAGCTACTCTCAGGCAGCGTGTaa CGACAGTGCCCAGGGCTCTGATGTGTCTCTCACGGCTTGA
- the LOC719702 gene encoding HLA class I histocompatibility antigen, B-46 alpha chain-like isoform X23: protein MRVMAPRTLLLLLSGALALTETWAGSHSMRYFSTTVSRPGRGEPRFIVVGYVDDTQFVRFDSDAASPKMEPRAPWMEQEGPEYWEEQTRRVKDAAQTFRVSLGNLRGYYNQSEAGSHTLQTMSGCDLGPDGRLLRGYYQQAYDGRDYIALNEDLRSWTAADEAAQNTQRKWEAAGVAEQWRAYLEGECLECLRRYLENGKETLQRAEPPKTHVTHHPVSDHEATLRCWALGFYPAEITLTWQRDGEDQTQDTELVETRPGGDGTFQKWGAVVVPSGEEQRYTCHVQHEGLPEPLTLRWEPSSQSTIPIVGIVAGLAVLAVVVTGAVVAAVMWRRKSSGREGVRNSDSAQGSDVSLTA, encoded by the exons ATGCGGGTCATGGCGCCCCGAaccctcctcctgctgctctcGGGGGCCCTGGCCCTGACCGAGACCTGGGCCG GCTCGCACTCCATGAGGTATTTCAGCACTACCGTGTCCCGGCCCGGCCGCGGGGAGCCCCGCTTCATCGTCGTGGGCTACGTGGACGACACGCAGTTCGTGCGGTTCGACAGCGACGCCGCGAGTCCGAAGATGGAGCCGCGGGCGCCGTGGATGGAGCAGGAGGGGCCGGAGTATTGGGAAGAGCAGACACGGAGAGTCAAGGACGCCGCACAGACTTTCCGAGTGAGCCTGGGGAACCTGCGCGGCTACTACAACCAGAGCGAGGCCG GGTCTCACACCCTCCAGACAATGTCTGGCTGCGACCTGGGGCCCGACGGGCGCCTCCTCCGCGGGTATTACCAGCAAGCCTACGACGGCAGGGATTACATCGCCCTGAACGAGGACCTGCGCTCCTGGACCGCTGCGGATGAGGCGGCTCAGAACACCCAGCGCAAGTGGGAGGCGGCCGGTGTGGCAGAGCAGTGGAGAGCCTACCTGGAGGGAGAGTGCCTGGAGTGTCTCCGCAGATACCTGGAGAACGGGAAGGAGACTCTGCAGCGCGCGG AACCCCCAAAGACACACGTGACCCACCACCCCGTCTCTGACCATGAGGCCACCCTGAGGTGCTGGGCCCTGGGCTTCTACCCTGCGGAGATCACACTGACCTGGCAGCGGGATGGGGAGGACCAAACTCAGGACACCGAGCTTGTGGAGACCAGGCCAGGAGGAGATGGAACCTTCCAGAAGTGGGGAGCTGTGGTGGTGCCTTCTGGAGAAGAGCAGAGATACACGTGCCATGTGCAGCATGAGGGGCTGCCGGAGCCCCTCACCCTGAGATGGG AGCCATCTTCCCAGTCCACCATCCCCATCGTGGGCATTGTTGCTGGCCTGGCTGTCCTAGCAGTTGTGGTCACTGGAGCTGTGGTTGCTGCTGtgatgtggaggaggaagagctcAGGTAGGGAAGGGGTGAGAA ACAGCGACAGTGCCCAGGGCTCTGATGTGTCTCTCACGGCTTGA
- the LOC719702 gene encoding HLA class I histocompatibility antigen, B-46 alpha chain-like isoform X11, producing the protein MRVMAPRTLLLLLSGALALTETWAGECGVGRERASAGRSEGTAGGGAGPGEPRGEEGRAGLSLSSPPGSHSMRYFSTTVSRPGRGEPRFIVVGYVDDTQFVRFDSDAASPKMEPRAPWMEQEGPEYWEEQTRRVKDAAQTFRVSLGNLRGYYNQSEAGSHTLQTMSGCDLGPDGRLLRGYYQQAYDGRDYIALNEDLRSWTAADEAAQNTQRKWEAAGVAEQWRAYLEGECLECLRRYLENGKETLQRAEPPKTHVTHHPVSDHEATLRCWALGFYPAEITLTWQRDGEDQTQDTELVETRPGGDGTFQKWGAVVVPSGEEQRYTCHVQHEGLPEPLTLRWEPSSQSTIPIVGIVAGLAVLAVVVTGAVVAAVMWRRKSSGREGSVITYHD; encoded by the exons ATGCGGGTCATGGCGCCCCGAaccctcctcctgctgctctcGGGGGCCCTGGCCCTGACCGAGACCTGGGCCGGTGAGTGCGGGGTCGGGAGGGAAAGGGCCTCTGCGGGGAGGAGCGAGGGGACCGCAGGCGGGGGCGCAGGACCCGGGGAGCCGCGCGGGGAGGAGGGTCGGGCGGGTCTCAGCCTCTCCTCGCCCCCAGGCTCGCACTCCATGAGGTATTTCAGCACTACCGTGTCCCGGCCCGGCCGCGGGGAGCCCCGCTTCATCGTCGTGGGCTACGTGGACGACACGCAGTTCGTGCGGTTCGACAGCGACGCCGCGAGTCCGAAGATGGAGCCGCGGGCGCCGTGGATGGAGCAGGAGGGGCCGGAGTATTGGGAAGAGCAGACACGGAGAGTCAAGGACGCCGCACAGACTTTCCGAGTGAGCCTGGGGAACCTGCGCGGCTACTACAACCAGAGCGAGGCCG GGTCTCACACCCTCCAGACAATGTCTGGCTGCGACCTGGGGCCCGACGGGCGCCTCCTCCGCGGGTATTACCAGCAAGCCTACGACGGCAGGGATTACATCGCCCTGAACGAGGACCTGCGCTCCTGGACCGCTGCGGATGAGGCGGCTCAGAACACCCAGCGCAAGTGGGAGGCGGCCGGTGTGGCAGAGCAGTGGAGAGCCTACCTGGAGGGAGAGTGCCTGGAGTGTCTCCGCAGATACCTGGAGAACGGGAAGGAGACTCTGCAGCGCGCGG AACCCCCAAAGACACACGTGACCCACCACCCCGTCTCTGACCATGAGGCCACCCTGAGGTGCTGGGCCCTGGGCTTCTACCCTGCGGAGATCACACTGACCTGGCAGCGGGATGGGGAGGACCAAACTCAGGACACCGAGCTTGTGGAGACCAGGCCAGGAGGAGATGGAACCTTCCAGAAGTGGGGAGCTGTGGTGGTGCCTTCTGGAGAAGAGCAGAGATACACGTGCCATGTGCAGCATGAGGGGCTGCCGGAGCCCCTCACCCTGAGATGGG AGCCATCTTCCCAGTCCACCATCCCCATCGTGGGCATTGTTGCTGGCCTGGCTGTCCTAGCAGTTGTGGTCACTGGAGCTGTGGTTGCTGCTGtgatgtggaggaggaagagctcAGGTAGGGAAGGG AGTGTCATCACTTACCATGACTGA
- the LOC719702 gene encoding HLA class I histocompatibility antigen, B-46 alpha chain-like isoform X38, with protein MRYFSTTVSRPGRGEPRFIVVGYVDDTQFVRFDSDAASPKMEPRAPWMEQEGPEYWEEQTRRVKDAAQTFRVSLGNLRGYYNQSEAGSHTLQTMSGCDLGPDGRLLRGYYQQAYDGRDYIALNEDLRSWTAADEAAQNTQRKWEAAGVAEQWRAYLEGECLECLRRYLENGKETLQRAEPPKTHVTHHPVSDHEATLRCWALGFYPAEITLTWQRDGEDQTQDTELVETRPGGDGTFQKWGAVVVPSGEEQRYTCHVQHEGLPEPLTLRWEPSSQSTIPIVGIVAGLAVLAVVVTGAVVAAVMWRRKSSGREGVRNSDSAQGSDVSLTA; from the exons ATGAGGTATTTCAGCACTACCGTGTCCCGGCCCGGCCGCGGGGAGCCCCGCTTCATCGTCGTGGGCTACGTGGACGACACGCAGTTCGTGCGGTTCGACAGCGACGCCGCGAGTCCGAAGATGGAGCCGCGGGCGCCGTGGATGGAGCAGGAGGGGCCGGAGTATTGGGAAGAGCAGACACGGAGAGTCAAGGACGCCGCACAGACTTTCCGAGTGAGCCTGGGGAACCTGCGCGGCTACTACAACCAGAGCGAGGCCG GGTCTCACACCCTCCAGACAATGTCTGGCTGCGACCTGGGGCCCGACGGGCGCCTCCTCCGCGGGTATTACCAGCAAGCCTACGACGGCAGGGATTACATCGCCCTGAACGAGGACCTGCGCTCCTGGACCGCTGCGGATGAGGCGGCTCAGAACACCCAGCGCAAGTGGGAGGCGGCCGGTGTGGCAGAGCAGTGGAGAGCCTACCTGGAGGGAGAGTGCCTGGAGTGTCTCCGCAGATACCTGGAGAACGGGAAGGAGACTCTGCAGCGCGCGG AACCCCCAAAGACACACGTGACCCACCACCCCGTCTCTGACCATGAGGCCACCCTGAGGTGCTGGGCCCTGGGCTTCTACCCTGCGGAGATCACACTGACCTGGCAGCGGGATGGGGAGGACCAAACTCAGGACACCGAGCTTGTGGAGACCAGGCCAGGAGGAGATGGAACCTTCCAGAAGTGGGGAGCTGTGGTGGTGCCTTCTGGAGAAGAGCAGAGATACACGTGCCATGTGCAGCATGAGGGGCTGCCGGAGCCCCTCACCCTGAGATGGG AGCCATCTTCCCAGTCCACCATCCCCATCGTGGGCATTGTTGCTGGCCTGGCTGTCCTAGCAGTTGTGGTCACTGGAGCTGTGGTTGCTGCTGtgatgtggaggaggaagagctcAGGTAGGGAAGGGGTGAGAA ACAGCGACAGTGCCCAGGGCTCTGATGTGTCTCTCACGGCTTGA
- the LOC719702 gene encoding HLA class I histocompatibility antigen, B-46 alpha chain-like isoform X3 — translation MRVMAPRTLLLLLSGALALTETWAGECGVGRERASAGRSEGTAGGGAGPGEPRGEEGRAGLSLSSPPGSHSMRYFSTTVSRPGRGEPRFIVVGYVDDTQFVRFDSDAASPKMEPRAPWMEQEGPEYWEEQTRRVKDAAQTFRVSLGNLRGYYNQSEAGSHTLQTMSGCDLGPDGRLLRGYYQQAYDGRDYIALNEDLRSWTAADEAAQNTQRKWEAAGVAEQWRAYLEGECLECLRRYLENGKETLQRAEPPKTHVTHHPVSDHEATLRCWALGFYPAEITLTWQRDGEDQTQDTELVETRPGGDGTFQKWGAVVVPSGEEQRYTCHVQHEGLPEPLTLRWEPSSQSTIPIVGIVAGLAVLAVVVTGAVVAAVMWRRKSSGREGVRTPVFVLLQTATVPRALMCLSRLEKV, via the exons ATGCGGGTCATGGCGCCCCGAaccctcctcctgctgctctcGGGGGCCCTGGCCCTGACCGAGACCTGGGCCGGTGAGTGCGGGGTCGGGAGGGAAAGGGCCTCTGCGGGGAGGAGCGAGGGGACCGCAGGCGGGGGCGCAGGACCCGGGGAGCCGCGCGGGGAGGAGGGTCGGGCGGGTCTCAGCCTCTCCTCGCCCCCAGGCTCGCACTCCATGAGGTATTTCAGCACTACCGTGTCCCGGCCCGGCCGCGGGGAGCCCCGCTTCATCGTCGTGGGCTACGTGGACGACACGCAGTTCGTGCGGTTCGACAGCGACGCCGCGAGTCCGAAGATGGAGCCGCGGGCGCCGTGGATGGAGCAGGAGGGGCCGGAGTATTGGGAAGAGCAGACACGGAGAGTCAAGGACGCCGCACAGACTTTCCGAGTGAGCCTGGGGAACCTGCGCGGCTACTACAACCAGAGCGAGGCCG GGTCTCACACCCTCCAGACAATGTCTGGCTGCGACCTGGGGCCCGACGGGCGCCTCCTCCGCGGGTATTACCAGCAAGCCTACGACGGCAGGGATTACATCGCCCTGAACGAGGACCTGCGCTCCTGGACCGCTGCGGATGAGGCGGCTCAGAACACCCAGCGCAAGTGGGAGGCGGCCGGTGTGGCAGAGCAGTGGAGAGCCTACCTGGAGGGAGAGTGCCTGGAGTGTCTCCGCAGATACCTGGAGAACGGGAAGGAGACTCTGCAGCGCGCGG AACCCCCAAAGACACACGTGACCCACCACCCCGTCTCTGACCATGAGGCCACCCTGAGGTGCTGGGCCCTGGGCTTCTACCCTGCGGAGATCACACTGACCTGGCAGCGGGATGGGGAGGACCAAACTCAGGACACCGAGCTTGTGGAGACCAGGCCAGGAGGAGATGGAACCTTCCAGAAGTGGGGAGCTGTGGTGGTGCCTTCTGGAGAAGAGCAGAGATACACGTGCCATGTGCAGCATGAGGGGCTGCCGGAGCCCCTCACCCTGAGATGGG AGCCATCTTCCCAGTCCACCATCCCCATCGTGGGCATTGTTGCTGGCCTGGCTGTCCTAGCAGTTGTGGTCACTGGAGCTGTGGTTGCTGCTGtgatgtggaggaggaagagctcAGGTAGGGAAGGGGTGAGAA CTCCTGTTTTTGTTCTGCTCCAGACAGCGACAGTGCCCAGGGCTCTGATGTGTCTCTCACGGCTTGAAAAGGTCTag